The Virgibacillus dokdonensis genome includes a window with the following:
- a CDS encoding NEAT domain-containing protein produces MKKLGALFLVAILIVMGITSSLSPLSAEEVDKVFANGEYELPFEIWKENEDKVSVADGYMEKPAKLFIEEGKYKIQATLKNSSWWQYFKVNNGQEFVDVTVISENKTDNTRLVQFEVNNIEEVVNAKVHIIVTGIPGFEYDNKYNIRFKFDTSNIPLAEEPTNPETPKPEEPDSELEKPSVIELENGNYTINVATLHAKENKPSGMARYIDESAFIYVKDGKTYVKLTLKDHQTVTGFQIDGQEPIQEEINEQRNSRIVTYALRELITPMKARVQYKAGVHTGDQPLRLSFNESSIKKVEKEKPTDSNVGPKEDANKDKNESNNDPEDKHKNKHKNKNKELNQNSSDRQKIDPKNLKNGEYSIAYRVLKQDTDQKSVMNDYVISPASLKVKDGKKRVAITFKNSSWITDFKVYHNGKLIKPKVLSHDPKADTRVIEFAVENLDKKLNAWVKVDIPEIGYHHEYDVQFHFDPSSIELLKGGETYPKIKVEDEIQLPIKKLNNNGQGPKFDRNADQGDKQELAAKKDVNKTNNPTTNDPAKIILFASLLFGSFIPIAFKLRKKFRSI; encoded by the coding sequence ATGAAAAAATTAGGGGCTTTGTTTTTAGTTGCCATCTTAATCGTTATGGGCATTACTTCATCATTATCTCCATTATCAGCTGAGGAAGTTGATAAAGTATTTGCTAATGGAGAATATGAATTACCATTTGAAATTTGGAAAGAAAATGAGGACAAAGTATCAGTAGCTGATGGTTATATGGAGAAGCCAGCCAAACTGTTTATTGAAGAAGGAAAATACAAAATACAAGCTACTTTAAAAAACAGTTCATGGTGGCAGTACTTTAAAGTTAACAATGGGCAAGAATTTGTTGATGTTACAGTCATTAGTGAAAATAAAACAGATAATACACGTCTAGTACAATTTGAAGTTAACAATATTGAAGAAGTTGTAAATGCCAAAGTGCATATTATTGTTACGGGGATCCCCGGATTTGAATATGATAACAAATATAATATTCGCTTTAAATTTGATACGTCAAATATCCCATTGGCAGAAGAGCCAACTAATCCAGAAACGCCAAAGCCAGAAGAACCTGATTCAGAGTTAGAAAAGCCATCTGTTATCGAATTAGAGAATGGGAATTATACAATTAATGTTGCTACGTTACATGCCAAGGAAAATAAACCATCAGGAATGGCACGTTATATCGATGAATCGGCTTTTATATATGTAAAAGATGGAAAAACATATGTGAAACTTACCTTAAAGGATCATCAAACAGTAACTGGATTTCAAATTGATGGACAAGAACCAATACAAGAGGAAATAAATGAACAGCGTAATTCCAGAATTGTCACATATGCACTAAGAGAACTTATTACTCCAATGAAAGCACGGGTTCAGTACAAAGCAGGCGTTCACACGGGTGATCAACCATTAAGGTTATCTTTTAATGAATCTAGTATAAAAAAGGTAGAAAAAGAAAAACCTACAGATTCAAATGTGGGTCCGAAAGAAGATGCAAATAAAGACAAAAACGAATCAAATAACGATCCAGAGGATAAACATAAAAATAAACATAAAAATAAAAATAAGGAACTTAATCAAAATTCTTCAGACAGACAAAAAATTGATCCAAAGAACTTGAAGAATGGAGAATATTCTATTGCTTATAGAGTGTTAAAACAGGATACAGATCAGAAATCTGTAATGAATGATTATGTCATTAGTCCTGCTAGTTTAAAAGTAAAGGACGGAAAAAAAAGAGTTGCCATTACCTTTAAAAACAGTTCGTGGATTACCGATTTCAAAGTATACCACAATGGAAAGCTAATAAAACCCAAAGTTTTAAGTCATGATCCTAAAGCAGATACTCGTGTGATTGAATTTGCTGTGGAAAATTTAGATAAGAAATTGAATGCGTGGGTAAAAGTAGATATTCCAGAAATAGGTTATCATCATGAATATGACGTGCAATTTCATTTTGATCCTAGTTCTATTGAGCTTCTTAAGGGTGGAGAAACGTATCCAAAAATAAAAGTAGAAGACGAAATACAGTTACCAATAAAAAAGCTAAATAATAATGGTCAGGGCCCAAAATTTGATCGTAATGCAGACCAAGGCGATAAACAGGAATTAGCTGCAAAGAAAGATGTAAATAAAACCAATAATCCAACCACTAATGATCCAGCTAAAATTATTTTGTTTGCTAGTTTATTATTTGGTTCGTTTATTCCTATAGCATTTAAATTACGTAAAAAATTCCGTTCTATTTAA